Within Kutzneria chonburiensis, the genomic segment GCACAAGAACCTGACCGCGTTCCTCGTCGACAAGCCGGTGGGCTACGGCGAGGTGACGCCGGGCCTGACCATCCCGGGCAAGATCGCCAAGATGGGCTACAAGGGCGTCGACACCACGGAAATGGTGTTCAGCGGCTACGAGATCGGCGCCGACCAGGTCCTCGGCGGCGCCACCGGCAAGGGCTTCGCGCAGATGATGGACGGCGTCGAGGTCGGCCGGGTCAACGTGGCCGCCCGCGCCTGCGGCATCGCCATCCGCGCCTTCGAGCTGGCCATCGACTACGCCCAGCAGCGCAAGACCTTCGGCCACCAGATCGCCGACCACCAGGCCATCGCCTTCAAGCTGGCCGAGATGGCGACCAAGGTCGAAGCCGCGCACCTGATGATGGTCAACGCGGCCCGGCTCAAGGACTCGGGCCAGCGCAACGACGTCGAGGCCGGCATGGCCAAGCTGATCGCCTCCGAGTACTGCGCCGAGGTGACGCAGGAGTCCTTCCGCATCCACGGCGGCTACGGCTACTCCAAGGAGTACGAGATCGAGCGCCTCATGCGCGAGGCCCCGTTCCTGCTCATCGGCGAGGGCACGAGCGAGATCCAGAAGACCATCATCAGCCGCGGACTGCTCCGGGAGTACCAATCCCGCGGCTGATCCCCGCTGAGCAGGCACGCCCGGTTCGCGTGGTTCGTCGATCGTGAGGACAATGGAAGGCCACGGACCGCGAACGGGGTGATATCGGTGACGAGTTCGTTCTCATCGCAGGACAGGCAGGCCGGCCCGCCGCGACTGCCGACCAGGCCGACCGGCTGGCCGATCGGCTCCTACGAGGAGTACGGGCAGGCCCAGCGCGCCGTCGACTTCCTGGCCGAGAGCGAGTTCCCGGTGCAGGACGTGACCATCGTCGGGGTCGACCTGATGCTGGTGGAACGGGTCACCGGCCGGCTGTCCTGGCGGCGGGTGCTCGGCGCCGGCGCGGCTTCGGGCGCCTGGTTCGGCCTGTTCGTCGGCGTCATGCTGAGCCTGTTCACCGGTGGCCAGCAGACCGGTGGCCTGCTCCAGATCGCCGTCTGCCTGGTGCTGGGTGTCCTGTTCTTCATGGTGTTCGCGGCCGTCGGCTACGCGTCCACGCGCGGCCGGCGGGACTTCCAGTCCTCCAGCCAGCTGGTCGCCGGCCGGTACGACGTGCTGTGCCAGCCCCGCAACGCCGAGCAGGGCCGCGACCTGCTGGCCAAGCTGGCCATGCGCCCGGCGAGCGGCCCGGCGTAACACCGCGCCGGGACAACGGCACAGCGTCACCGCGACGAGCCGGGCACTGGTACATCCGGGCAATAGGCACGGCCGGTGTCTGAATCGTTGCCCTGAGCGCTTGCGGCTGCCAAAACCTCGGTCATAGGTTGCCTCCACCGCACAACGGGGTGCCGCAACTGGTCTGGTGGACTCCTGGTCCGCCGGTAGGCGCGCGGGTTCGGCTCCCCTGAAGTGAAGGGAGGCAGGACCGATGGCTCAGCCGACCGACCGACGCCCCCAGTGGCGTCGGACCGCCGTGGCATTCGCCGCCGCGGCAGTGGCCGCACCCCTGGTGGCCGCCTGTGGAGGCGGCGGCGCCGGGGGCGTCACGATCACCGTGTACTACCCACCGGAACAGCACTTCCAGAACGTCATCGACCAGTGCAACCAGCAGGCCGGTGGCGCGTACCAGATCGTCAACCTGACCGCGCCCCGAGCCGCCGACGGCCAGCGCGAGCAGATGGTGCGAAGACTGGCGGCCGGGGACACCAGCCTGGACATCCTCGGCGTCGACGTGACCTGGACGCCGGAGTTCGCCGGGGCCGGCTGGATCGTGCCGTGGACCGGCGCGAACGAGGCCGAAGCCCGCAAGGACGTGCTGGCCGGGCCGCTGGCCTCGGCCACCTATGACGGCAAGCTCTATGCCGCCACCAAGCACACCAATGTGCAATTGCTGTGGTATCGCGGCGATCTGGTGAGCACACCACCGTCCACATGGGACGAGATGATCGCCGACGCGCAACAGCTCAAGGCGCAGAAGAAGCCGTACAAGATCGGATTCACCGGGGCCCAGTACGAGGGACTGGTCGTCGGCTTCAACACATTGACCGCGTCGGCCGGCGGCCAGCTGGTGTCCGACGACGGCACGAAGGCGGTCGTCGACGACGGCGCGGTGCAGGCATTGGCCATGCTGAAGAAGTTCGCCACCGCCGGTGTGACCGACGCCGGCCTTTCCACCGCGGCGGAGCAGGAAACGGCGCTGCTGATGCAGAACGGGGACGCGGCCTTCGAGCTGAACTGGCCCTACGTCTACGCCGCCATGCAGCAGGAGAAGCCCGACCTGTTCAAGAACTTCAAATGGACCCGTTACCCCAGCATGACCCCGGGCGGGCAGTCGCGGGTGACGATCGGCGGCGAGAACCTGGCCATCAGCGCCTATTCGCTGCACAAGGACGAGGCGTTCAAGGCGGCATTGTGCCTGCGCAGTCCGCAGATGCAGGACTACTCCGCGGTCAACGACGGCGTGCCTCCGACCGTGGCCAGCGTCTACGACGCGCCGGACATGGCCAAGGCATA encodes:
- a CDS encoding acyl-CoA dehydrogenase family protein; the protein is MARLAQTAGLTEVQQEILNTVRDFVNKEIIPHAQALEHDDAYPTDIVEGMKEMGLFGLTIPEEFGGLGESLLTYALVVEQIARGWMSVSGVINTHFIVAHMIKQHGTDAQKAHYLPKMATGEIRGSFSMSEPDLGSDVAAIKTRAKKTDDGYVIDGQKMWLTNGGTSNLTAVLVRTDEGADKPHKNLTAFLVDKPVGYGEVTPGLTIPGKIAKMGYKGVDTTEMVFSGYEIGADQVLGGATGKGFAQMMDGVEVGRVNVAARACGIAIRAFELAIDYAQQRKTFGHQIADHQAIAFKLAEMATKVEAAHLMMVNAARLKDSGQRNDVEAGMAKLIASEYCAEVTQESFRIHGGYGYSKEYEIERLMREAPFLLIGEGTSEIQKTIISRGLLREYQSRG
- a CDS encoding general stress protein; translated protein: MSVTSSFSSQDRQAGPPRLPTRPTGWPIGSYEEYGQAQRAVDFLAESEFPVQDVTIVGVDLMLVERVTGRLSWRRVLGAGAASGAWFGLFVGVMLSLFTGGQQTGGLLQIAVCLVLGVLFFMVFAAVGYASTRGRRDFQSSSQLVAGRYDVLCQPRNAEQGRDLLAKLAMRPASGPA
- a CDS encoding ABC transporter substrate-binding protein, whose translation is MAQPTDRRPQWRRTAVAFAAAAVAAPLVAACGGGGAGGVTITVYYPPEQHFQNVIDQCNQQAGGAYQIVNLTAPRAADGQREQMVRRLAAGDTSLDILGVDVTWTPEFAGAGWIVPWTGANEAEARKDVLAGPLASATYDGKLYAATKHTNVQLLWYRGDLVSTPPSTWDEMIADAQQLKAQKKPYKIGFTGAQYEGLVVGFNTLTASAGGQLVSDDGTKAVVDDGAVQALAMLKKFATAGVTDAGLSTAAEQETALLMQNGDAAFELNWPYVYAAMQQEKPDLFKNFKWTRYPSMTPGGQSRVTIGGENLAISAYSLHKDEAFKAALCLRSPQMQDYSAVNDGVPPTVASVYDAPDMAKAYPMKDDIKAELATAASRPITPAYQNISTIMQNLLSPPSAIDPQATAAKMKQAIQDALDSKGVLP